From one Rhodovulum sp. ES.010 genomic stretch:
- a CDS encoding ASKHA domain-containing protein, translating into MTETDPLVIFTPSGKRGRVPAGTPVLEAARMLGADLESVCGGRGICSKCQVSPGMGQFPKHGVTVAENALSPVNAVERRYDEKRGLKPGRRLGCQAQILSDTVIDVPPESQLHRQVVRKAADARAVEMDPATRLLMVEVAAPDMHAPSGDLERLNAALAAQWEVPSATAPLPVLGRLQRALRQGGWQVTVALHQGRRDAAPRLLDTWPGFFAGPLHGLAIDLGSTTIAAHLTDLSTGAVTASAGVMNPQIRFGEDLMSRVSYAMMNPGGAAEMTAAVRAALGDLARDIAREARIEPRAIVEATLVCNPVMHHLALGIDPVELGQAPFALATSDAVSLDAADLGLTEINPAARAYVLPLIAGHVGADAAAVALSEAPETSDDLALIVDVGTNAEIILGNRAKVLACSSPTGPAFEGAQISSGQRAAPGAIERVRIDPETKQPRFKVIGCDLWSDETGFAEAVGRGGVTGICGSGIIEAVAEMRMAGLLDASGLIGSAAQTESERCIADGRTHAYLLHAGPDAASPAISVTQGDIRAIQLAKSALYAGARLLMDRMGVDRVDRVVLAGAFGAHISPLHAMVLGMIPDVPLDRVRSAGNAAGTGARIALCSRAARALIEANVRRIEKVETAVEPRFQDHFVAANALPHATDPFPELCKVAPLPAVDFGAGADSGRRRRRRGGDAN; encoded by the coding sequence ATGACCGAGACCGATCCCCTCGTGATCTTCACGCCTTCGGGCAAACGCGGGCGCGTTCCTGCGGGCACGCCCGTGCTGGAGGCCGCGCGGATGCTGGGCGCGGATCTCGAAAGCGTCTGCGGCGGCCGCGGAATCTGTTCCAAATGCCAAGTGTCGCCTGGCATGGGGCAGTTCCCCAAGCACGGGGTCACGGTCGCAGAGAATGCCCTTTCGCCCGTCAACGCGGTCGAACGGCGCTACGACGAGAAGCGCGGTTTGAAGCCCGGGCGCCGGCTGGGTTGCCAGGCGCAGATCCTCTCCGACACGGTGATCGACGTGCCGCCCGAAAGCCAGCTTCACCGCCAGGTCGTGCGCAAGGCTGCCGACGCACGCGCGGTCGAGATGGACCCGGCCACAAGGCTGCTGATGGTCGAAGTCGCCGCGCCCGACATGCACGCGCCCTCGGGCGACCTGGAACGTCTGAACGCCGCCCTCGCCGCGCAGTGGGAGGTTCCGTCCGCGACCGCCCCCCTGCCCGTCCTGGGCCGCTTGCAACGGGCGCTGCGGCAGGGCGGGTGGCAGGTGACGGTCGCGCTGCACCAGGGCCGCCGGGATGCGGCGCCACGTCTTCTGGACACCTGGCCCGGCTTCTTCGCCGGGCCGCTCCACGGGCTGGCGATCGATCTCGGCTCCACTACGATCGCGGCGCACCTCACGGATCTTTCCACCGGCGCTGTCACGGCCTCGGCTGGCGTGATGAACCCCCAGATCCGGTTCGGCGAAGACCTGATGAGCCGGGTGTCCTACGCGATGATGAACCCCGGCGGCGCGGCCGAGATGACGGCGGCAGTGCGCGCCGCGCTGGGCGATCTCGCCCGCGACATCGCCCGAGAGGCACGCATCGAGCCGCGCGCCATCGTCGAGGCGACGCTGGTCTGCAACCCGGTGATGCACCACCTCGCCCTCGGGATCGATCCCGTGGAACTGGGTCAGGCGCCCTTCGCGCTGGCAACCTCGGATGCCGTATCGTTGGACGCCGCCGACCTTGGGCTGACGGAAATCAACCCCGCTGCGCGGGCCTATGTGCTACCGCTGATCGCGGGCCATGTGGGCGCGGACGCGGCCGCCGTGGCGCTGTCGGAGGCTCCCGAGACATCCGACGATCTCGCGCTGATCGTGGATGTCGGCACCAACGCCGAGATCATCCTCGGCAACCGCGCGAAGGTGCTGGCCTGTTCCTCGCCCACCGGGCCGGCCTTCGAAGGCGCGCAGATCAGTTCCGGCCAGCGCGCCGCCCCCGGCGCGATCGAGCGGGTGCGGATCGACCCCGAGACGAAACAGCCGCGCTTCAAGGTGATCGGCTGCGACCTGTGGTCGGACGAGACAGGCTTTGCCGAGGCCGTAGGCCGGGGCGGCGTGACCGGCATCTGCGGCTCGGGCATCATCGAGGCGGTGGCCGAGATGCGGATGGCGGGCCTGCTGGACGCTTCGGGCCTGATCGGCTCGGCCGCGCAGACGGAGTCGGAGCGCTGCATCGCCGACGGTCGCACCCATGCCTACCTTCTGCATGCCGGACCGGATGCCGCCAGCCCGGCGATTTCCGTCACCCAAGGCGACATCCGCGCGATCCAGCTGGCGAAATCCGCCCTCTACGCAGGCGCGCGGCTCCTGATGGACCGGATGGGCGTGGACCGGGTCGACCGGGTGGTGCTGGCCGGCGCCTTCGGCGCGCATATCAGCCCGCTGCACGCGATGGTCCTGGGCATGATCCCCGACGTCCCGCTCGACCGGGTGCGCTCGGCGGGCAATGCCGCAGGCACCGGGGCGCGCATCGCGTTGTGTTCGCGGGCGGCACGGGCGCTGATCGAGGCGAACGTCCGGCGGATCGAAAAGGTCGAGACCGCGGTCGAACCCCGGTTCCAGGACCATTTCGTGGCCGCGAACGCCCTGCCCCATGCCACCGATCCGTTCCCCGAACTCTGCAAGGTCGCGCCGCTTCCGGCGGTCGATTTCGGGGCCGGGGCCGACAGCGGTCGGCGCCGCCGGCGACGGGGCGGCGACGCGAACTGA
- the pgl gene encoding 6-phosphogluconolactonase — translation MKLVTYPDTEMMMIDLANVLAGELNNALFHQERVTLAVPGGTTPGPLFDDLCGTTLPWDRVRVMPTDERLVPPDHARSNEGMIKARLVTGEAASARLIGLRPGADGMPGLVERVKRALPIDILVLGMGADMHVASLFPGARELEAALRSDAPPVMEITAPGQPETRITLTAPALKGAMSIHILISGAEKRAALERAAELNDPRLAPVSTVLKSATVHWAE, via the coding sequence ATGAAACTCGTGACCTACCCGGATACCGAGATGATGATGATCGACCTTGCCAACGTGCTGGCGGGCGAACTGAACAACGCGCTGTTCCACCAGGAGCGGGTGACGCTGGCGGTGCCGGGCGGCACGACGCCGGGGCCGCTGTTCGACGATCTCTGCGGAACGACGCTGCCTTGGGACCGGGTGCGGGTGATGCCGACGGACGAACGCCTCGTGCCGCCCGATCATGCCCGCTCGAACGAGGGGATGATCAAGGCGCGGCTGGTCACGGGCGAGGCCGCGAGCGCGCGATTGATCGGGTTGCGGCCCGGTGCGGACGGCATGCCGGGGCTGGTCGAACGGGTGAAGCGCGCGCTGCCCATCGACATACTGGTGCTCGGCATGGGCGCGGACATGCATGTCGCCTCGCTCTTTCCCGGCGCGCGCGAACTCGAGGCGGCGCTTCGGTCGGACGCGCCGCCGGTGATGGAGATCACGGCCCCCGGCCAGCCCGAGACGCGCATCACCCTGACCGCCCCGGCGCTGAAGGGCGCCATGTCGATTCATATCCTGATCAGCGGGGCGGAGAAGCGCGCGGCGCTGGAGCGCGCCGCAGAACTGAACGACCCGCGCCTGGCGCCCGTCTCGACGGTGCTGAAATCGGCGACGGTCCACTGGGCGGAGTAG
- a CDS encoding HNH endonuclease: protein MDGDFRSTFVREPGCLKHHPALVLNADYRPLSYYPLSLWPWQEAVKAAFLDRVDIVAEYDQTVRSPSMEIRIPSVVVLRDYVKPQKRVAFTRFNLFLRDEFTCQYCGTRGDLTFDHVVPRARGGVTSWENVVAACARCNLRKGSKSLRQAGMALRRPPRRPGAEELRNVGRKFPPGHVHETWIDFLYWDAELEA, encoded by the coding sequence ATGGACGGCGATTTCAGGAGCACATTCGTCAGGGAACCGGGCTGTCTGAAACATCACCCCGCGCTCGTGCTGAACGCGGATTACCGCCCGCTCTCCTACTACCCGCTCTCGCTCTGGCCCTGGCAGGAGGCGGTCAAGGCGGCCTTCCTCGACCGGGTCGACATCGTCGCCGAGTACGACCAGACCGTCCGCAGCCCGTCGATGGAGATCCGAATACCCTCGGTGGTGGTGCTCAGAGATTACGTGAAACCCCAGAAGCGCGTGGCCTTCACGCGCTTCAATCTTTTTCTGCGGGACGAATTCACCTGCCAGTATTGCGGCACGAGGGGCGACCTCACCTTCGACCACGTGGTGCCGCGCGCGCGGGGCGGCGTGACGAGCTGGGAAAACGTCGTGGCGGCCTGCGCGCGCTGCAACCTCAGGAAAGGCTCCAAAAGCCTGCGCCAGGCCGGGATGGCGCTGCGCCGTCCGCCGCGCCGGCCGGGGGCGGAGGAGCTGCGCAATGTCGGGCGCAAGTTCCCTCCGGGCCACGTGCACGAAACCTGGATCGACTTCCTTTACTGGGACGCGGAGCTCGAAGCCTGA
- the pgi gene encoding glucose-6-phosphate isomerase produces the protein MTAETWRRLDAKAHAVRDRSILSLFEAGDRAAAFSVRAEGMLFDYSKTNIDAETRELLLELARAAGVETRREAMFVGEKINETEGRAVLHTALRATEGPVTVDGKDVMPEVRATLARMRDFAGAVRDGTFRGQGGRISDVVNIGIGGSDLGPAMGCRALAPYHDGPRCHFVSNVDGAHIADTLKGLNPETTLVIVASKTFTTVETMTNAEAARAWMAEAVAQPGAQFAALSSALEKTAAFGIDESRVFGFEDWVGGRYSMWGPIGLSLMIAIGAEAFDEFLAGGRAMDAHFRTAPLGENMPVMLALVGLWHAQVLRHATRAVLPYDQRLGRLPAYLQQLEMESNGKGVTMAGAPVPRPTGPVVWGEPGTNGQHAFFQLLHQGTQVVPCEFLVAAKGHEPDLAHQHRLLLANALAQSKALMRGRDREEARDVAAAQGVEGDELDRQAAHRVFPGNRPSTTLIYPLLTPGLLGRIVALYEHRVFTEGTILCINSFDQWGVELGKELAKSLEPVLSGGMPDEALDASTRQLIEFVASQD, from the coding sequence GTGACCGCGGAGACCTGGCGGCGCCTTGATGCCAAGGCGCATGCGGTGAGGGACCGTTCGATCCTGTCGCTGTTCGAGGCGGGCGACCGTGCGGCCGCCTTCTCGGTCCGGGCCGAGGGAATGCTCTTCGACTATTCCAAGACGAATATCGATGCCGAGACGCGGGAGCTTCTGCTGGAACTGGCCCGCGCGGCCGGCGTCGAGACCCGGCGCGAGGCGATGTTCGTGGGCGAGAAGATCAACGAGACCGAGGGGCGGGCGGTGTTGCACACCGCTCTTCGCGCCACGGAGGGCCCGGTCACCGTCGACGGCAAGGACGTTATGCCGGAAGTGCGCGCGACGTTGGCACGGATGCGGGACTTTGCCGGCGCGGTGCGCGACGGAACCTTCCGGGGGCAGGGGGGCCGCATCAGCGACGTGGTCAATATCGGGATCGGCGGGTCCGATCTGGGCCCGGCGATGGGGTGCCGCGCGCTTGCCCCCTACCATGACGGGCCGCGTTGCCATTTCGTGTCGAACGTGGACGGGGCGCATATCGCCGACACGCTAAAGGGCCTGAACCCCGAGACGACGCTGGTCATCGTGGCGTCCAAGACCTTCACCACTGTCGAGACGATGACCAATGCCGAGGCCGCGCGCGCCTGGATGGCCGAGGCCGTGGCGCAGCCGGGCGCACAGTTCGCAGCGCTCTCCTCGGCGCTGGAGAAGACTGCCGCCTTCGGCATCGACGAATCCCGTGTCTTCGGCTTCGAGGATTGGGTCGGCGGGCGCTATTCGATGTGGGGGCCGATCGGGCTGTCGTTGATGATCGCCATCGGGGCGGAGGCTTTCGACGAATTCCTTGCCGGCGGCCGCGCGATGGACGCGCATTTCCGCACCGCGCCGTTGGGCGAGAACATGCCGGTGATGCTGGCCCTCGTCGGGCTCTGGCACGCGCAGGTCCTGCGCCATGCCACGCGCGCGGTTCTGCCCTACGACCAGCGGCTTGGGCGGCTGCCGGCCTATCTGCAACAGCTCGAGATGGAATCGAACGGCAAGGGCGTCACCATGGCCGGTGCGCCCGTGCCGCGCCCGACCGGCCCTGTGGTCTGGGGCGAACCCGGCACCAATGGCCAGCACGCCTTCTTTCAGCTTCTCCACCAGGGCACGCAGGTGGTGCCTTGCGAATTCCTCGTCGCGGCGAAGGGCCACGAGCCCGACCTTGCGCACCAGCACCGGCTGCTGCTTGCCAACGCGCTGGCCCAGTCGAAGGCGCTGATGCGGGGCCGGGACCGCGAGGAGGCGCGGGATGTCGCGGCCGCGCAGGGGGTCGAGGGCGACGAACTGGACCGCCAGGCTGCGCACCGGGTGTTTCCCGGCAACCGGCCCTCGACCACGCTGATCTATCCGCTGCTCACGCCGGGACTGTTGGGCCGGATCGTGGCGCTTTACGAGCACCGGGTGTTCACCGAGGGCACGATCCTCTGCATCAACTCCTTCGACCAGTGGGGGGTGGAACTGGGCAAGGAACTCGCCAAGTCGCTCGAGCCGGTGCTGTCGGGCGGGATGCCGGATGAGGCATTGGACGCATCCACGCGCCAGTTGATCGAATTTGTCGCATCCCAGGACTGA
- a CDS encoding methyltetrahydrofolate cobalamin methyltransferase, which produces MTRTVVESKSKTVTIGFDEPFCVIGERINPTGRKKLAADLEAGDFSTVEKDALEQVACGAMVLDVNAGVVYNSNPNPNETEPPLMRKMIELVQGLVDVPLCIDSSVPAALEAGLAAAEGRPLLNSVTGEEERLERVLPLVKKYGVPVVAISNDDSGISEDPDVRFAVAKKIVERAADFGIPAHDIVVDPLVMPVGAMASAGQQVFTLVRRLRDELGVNTTCGASNISFGLPHRHGINAAFLPMAIGAGMTSAIMNPIRPVEMEAVRAANFLMNHDPNGGAWIGFSRVLDQVAEGMPFAEASKAAAEAGAGRGGRRRRRA; this is translated from the coding sequence ATGACCCGTACCGTTGTCGAGTCCAAGTCAAAGACCGTCACCATCGGTTTCGACGAACCGTTCTGCGTGATCGGCGAGCGTATCAATCCCACCGGCCGAAAGAAGCTGGCCGCGGACCTGGAGGCCGGCGATTTCTCGACCGTCGAGAAGGACGCGCTGGAGCAGGTGGCCTGCGGGGCGATGGTTCTCGATGTGAATGCGGGGGTCGTCTACAACTCCAACCCGAACCCGAACGAGACCGAGCCGCCGCTCATGCGCAAGATGATCGAACTTGTGCAGGGGCTGGTCGACGTGCCGCTCTGCATCGACAGTTCGGTGCCCGCGGCGCTGGAAGCGGGGCTCGCGGCGGCCGAGGGACGGCCCCTGCTGAACTCGGTCACCGGCGAAGAGGAGCGGCTGGAGCGCGTTCTGCCGCTGGTCAAGAAGTACGGCGTGCCCGTGGTGGCCATCTCCAACGACGACTCCGGCATCTCGGAGGACCCGGACGTGCGTTTCGCCGTGGCCAAGAAAATCGTCGAGCGCGCCGCAGATTTCGGCATCCCGGCCCATGACATCGTGGTCGACCCGCTGGTCATGCCCGTGGGCGCGATGGCGAGCGCCGGCCAGCAGGTCTTCACCCTTGTCCGCCGGCTCCGCGACGAGCTCGGCGTGAACACCACCTGCGGTGCATCCAACATCTCCTTCGGGCTGCCGCACCGGCACGGGATCAACGCGGCCTTCCTTCCGATGGCGATCGGCGCGGGCATGACGTCCGCGATCATGAACCCGATCCGCCCGGTCGAGATGGAGGCGGTGCGCGCAGCGAACTTCCTCATGAACCACGACCCGAACGGCGGGGCGTGGATCGGGTTCTCCCGCGTGCTCGACCAGGTGGCCGAGGGCATGCCCTTCGCCGAGGCCTCGAAAGCGGCTGCCGAAGCCGGCGCGGGCCGCGGCGGACGGCGGCGGCGGCGCGCGTAA
- a CDS encoding 1-acyl-sn-glycerol-3-phosphate acyltransferase, whose product MKERIDPLIEERAPWLFADHPWSAPSRRILTGLLGYPRTLALGEVLQKHPAPVIMDEMARLLAQDVGGSGLDNIPRSGPALIVCNHPTGIADGIMLWSLLRERRPDMFFYANRDILRVLPQMEEMIAPVEWREEKRSHSKMRETMAYTRAAIDKGRIGIIFPSGRLAKRRGLSLHERPWMASAAMIARKFDLPVIPVNIQSRNSLLFYLFDLIHPTLRDITLFHETLNKDRQPYRMTVGEPIAPGALPVKSEDGIEMLRQATLALGGRYAPRVSLLQATRRPSWAKSTALG is encoded by the coding sequence ATGAAGGAACGAATCGACCCCCTGATCGAGGAACGGGCGCCCTGGCTTTTCGCCGACCATCCGTGGAGCGCCCCGTCCCGCCGCATCCTCACCGGGCTGTTGGGCTATCCGCGTACCCTCGCGCTGGGCGAGGTGCTGCAGAAGCACCCCGCGCCGGTCATCATGGACGAGATGGCGCGTCTGCTGGCGCAGGATGTCGGGGGCAGCGGGCTCGACAACATCCCGCGCTCGGGGCCGGCGCTGATCGTGTGCAACCATCCCACCGGCATCGCCGACGGCATCATGCTGTGGAGCCTGTTGCGCGAACGGCGGCCCGACATGTTCTTCTACGCCAACCGCGACATCCTGCGCGTGCTGCCGCAGATGGAAGAGATGATCGCGCCGGTGGAATGGCGCGAGGAAAAGCGCAGCCATTCCAAGATGCGGGAGACGATGGCCTATACCCGCGCGGCGATCGACAAGGGCCGGATCGGCATCATCTTCCCCTCGGGCCGGTTGGCCAAGCGCCGCGGGCTTTCGCTGCATGAACGCCCCTGGATGGCGTCGGCCGCGATGATCGCGCGCAAGTTCGACCTGCCTGTGATCCCGGTCAACATCCAGTCGCGCAACTCGCTGCTATTCTACCTGTTCGACCTGATCCACCCGACGCTGCGCGATATCACCCTGTTCCACGAGACGCTGAACAAGGACCGTCAGCCGTACCGGATGACGGTGGGCGAGCCGATCGCGCCGGGCGCCCTGCCTGTGAAGTCCGAAGATGGTATCGAGATGCTGCGCCAGGCGACCTTGGCGTTGGGCGGCCGCTACGCGCCGAGGGTCAGCCTGCTTCAGGCGACGCGGCGTCCGAGCTGGGCGAAATCGACGGCGCTGGGCTGA
- a CDS encoding VOC family protein, with translation MDDAALPPAPPLAAVLEAALYADDLDDAEAFYGGVLALERIVRVGDRHVFYRVGPTILLVFNPAETRKPPTNPDLPVPPHGADGPGHLCLAAARIEIDAWRARLDAAGHPVEADFLWPNGARSIYFRDPAGNSLEIAEPALWAGD, from the coding sequence ATGGATGACGCCGCTCTGCCCCCCGCCCCGCCGCTCGCCGCCGTTCTGGAGGCCGCGCTCTATGCCGATGATCTCGACGACGCCGAGGCGTTCTACGGCGGGGTGCTGGCGCTTGAGAGGATCGTGCGGGTGGGCGACCGGCACGTGTTCTACCGTGTCGGGCCGACGATCCTTCTGGTGTTCAATCCCGCCGAGACGCGCAAACCGCCCACCAATCCCGACCTGCCGGTGCCGCCCCATGGCGCCGACGGACCGGGCCACCTGTGCCTGGCCGCCGCGCGCATCGAGATCGACGCCTGGCGCGCCCGGCTCGACGCCGCCGGCCATCCGGTCGAGGCCGATTTCCTGTGGCCTAACGGCGCGCGCTCGATCTATTTCCGGGACCCGGCGGGAAACTCGCTGGAGATCGCCGAGCCGGCGCTTTGGGCAGGCGATTGA
- the zwf gene encoding glucose-6-phosphate dehydrogenase, with protein MVSRVIPVDPFDLVIFGATGDLARRKILPGLYRRDLAGQLPDEARILGAARSELSDGAWRNEIRAAIEEHVPADRQDGAALDRFLARLGYLQVDATGEAGWQALADRVRPDVVQAYYFSVGPSLFGALAERLHRHGMNREDCRIVVEKPFGHDLASAKALNATLAAHFEEHQIYRIDHYLGKETVQNLMAVRFGNMLFEPLWNAQYVDHIQITVAETVGVAGRGGYYDRSGAMRDMVQNHMMQLLCLIAMEPPYAFEPDAVRDEKLKVIRALDPVAPGDIVRGQYAAGNGQASYLDDAENPDSRTESYVALKAHVSSWRWKGTPFYLRTGKRLRARTSEIAITFKDPPHSIFGEQEGQKSNALVIRLQPNEGIKLKVTIKEPGPGGMRLIEVPLDMSFAEALGPEAADIPDAYERLVMDVIRGNQTLFMRGDEVEAAWAWTDPIVAAWEAKGDRPQPYDPGSSGPEDALMLMHRDGRRWREVRP; from the coding sequence ATGGTCTCACGCGTCATCCCGGTCGATCCGTTCGACCTCGTGATCTTCGGCGCGACCGGGGATCTGGCCCGGCGCAAGATCCTGCCCGGGCTCTACCGGCGCGACCTTGCCGGGCAGTTGCCGGACGAGGCGCGCATCCTCGGTGCGGCGCGCTCGGAGTTGTCCGACGGCGCGTGGCGCAACGAGATTCGCGCGGCGATCGAGGAACACGTGCCGGCCGACCGGCAGGACGGCGCGGCGCTCGACCGGTTCCTCGCGCGGCTCGGCTATCTGCAGGTCGACGCGACCGGCGAGGCGGGCTGGCAGGCGCTGGCCGACCGGGTGCGCCCCGACGTCGTGCAGGCCTATTACTTTTCCGTGGGGCCTTCGCTGTTCGGCGCGCTCGCCGAGCGCCTGCACCGCCACGGCATGAACCGCGAGGACTGCCGGATCGTGGTGGAAAAACCGTTCGGCCATGACCTCGCCTCGGCGAAGGCCCTGAACGCCACGCTCGCCGCCCATTTCGAAGAACACCAGATCTACCGGATCGATCATTACCTCGGCAAGGAGACGGTCCAGAACCTGATGGCGGTCCGCTTCGGCAACATGCTGTTCGAGCCGCTGTGGAACGCGCAATACGTGGATCACATCCAGATCACCGTGGCCGAGACGGTGGGCGTGGCGGGCCGCGGCGGCTACTACGACCGGTCCGGCGCGATGCGGGACATGGTGCAGAACCACATGATGCAGCTTCTGTGCCTGATCGCGATGGAGCCGCCCTATGCCTTCGAACCCGACGCGGTGCGCGACGAGAAGCTCAAGGTGATCCGCGCGCTCGATCCGGTGGCGCCCGGGGACATCGTGCGCGGGCAGTATGCGGCGGGCAACGGGCAGGCAAGCTATCTCGACGATGCCGAGAACCCCGACAGCCGCACCGAAAGCTACGTCGCGCTCAAGGCCCATGTCTCGTCCTGGCGCTGGAAGGGCACGCCGTTCTACCTGCGCACCGGCAAGCGGCTGCGCGCCCGGACCTCGGAAATCGCGATTACCTTCAAGGACCCGCCGCATTCGATCTTCGGCGAGCAGGAGGGGCAGAAGTCGAACGCGCTGGTGATCCGGCTGCAGCCGAACGAGGGGATCAAGCTGAAGGTGACGATCAAGGAACCCGGGCCGGGCGGCATGCGCCTGATCGAGGTGCCGCTCGACATGTCGTTCGCCGAGGCGCTGGGGCCGGAGGCGGCGGACATTCCAGACGCCTATGAGCGGCTGGTGATGGACGTGATCCGGGGCAACCAGACGCTGTTCATGCGCGGCGACGAGGTCGAGGCCGCCTGGGCCTGGACCGACCCCATCGTCGCGGCATGGGAGGCGAAGGGCGACCGGCCGCAACCCTATGACCCGGGCAGTTCCGGGCCCGAGGATGCGCTCATGCTGATGCATCGCGACGGACGCCGCTGGCGGGAGGTGCGCCCATGA